One window of Myxococcus xanthus genomic DNA carries:
- a CDS encoding MlaD family protein — MSLFSPAGTERRLALRTGLFVAVGLAVASVVVMVIGQQSRLFERKTMYRAYFANVQGLNDESPVWLGGLNVGRVTGIVFSPDPNDPRLEVQFQVSSRYTDRVRQDSVAQLSSMGVLGDKAVDISLGSPTSPPVEAGGVLKSSTGGDLSSLLSGASQVMENSVAISKSLRAAVETYANPEMANDVTRGVAALRALLEEVAKGEGVLHALIYDKQAGREVRGLLANASSAAARVDGAVGELEGILREVRTGDGTAHALVYGQDGAKALTELGAAAGQLAGLIEDAKKSPNGAVHQLVYGDASGMFADLGSAAADLKKITATVAKGDGTVGGLISDPTVYEDLREVIGNVKRNRILRALVRFSLSNRQDLEQVGKVKGVEPRSEAPDAAPAETAPSAPGESAAQP, encoded by the coding sequence ATGAGCCTGTTCTCTCCCGCTGGAACCGAGCGCCGCCTGGCGCTGCGCACGGGTCTGTTCGTCGCCGTCGGACTGGCGGTCGCCAGCGTGGTGGTGATGGTCATCGGCCAGCAGTCGCGCCTGTTCGAGCGCAAGACGATGTATCGCGCCTACTTCGCCAACGTGCAGGGCCTCAATGATGAGTCGCCCGTCTGGCTCGGCGGTCTCAACGTGGGGCGGGTGACGGGCATCGTCTTCTCGCCCGACCCGAATGACCCGCGGCTGGAGGTCCAGTTCCAGGTGTCGTCGCGCTACACGGACCGCGTGCGTCAGGACTCGGTGGCGCAGTTGTCCAGCATGGGCGTGCTGGGCGACAAGGCGGTGGACATCTCCCTGGGCAGCCCCACGTCACCGCCAGTGGAGGCGGGTGGGGTGCTCAAGTCGTCCACGGGCGGTGACTTGTCCTCGCTGCTGAGCGGGGCGTCGCAGGTGATGGAGAACTCGGTGGCCATCAGCAAGTCGCTGCGGGCGGCGGTGGAGACGTACGCCAACCCGGAGATGGCCAACGACGTGACGCGCGGCGTGGCGGCGCTGCGGGCGCTGCTGGAAGAGGTGGCGAAGGGCGAGGGCGTGCTGCACGCGCTCATCTACGACAAGCAGGCCGGGCGCGAGGTGCGGGGGCTGCTGGCCAACGCGTCCAGCGCGGCGGCGCGGGTGGATGGCGCGGTGGGCGAGCTGGAAGGGATTCTGCGCGAGGTGCGCACGGGAGACGGCACGGCCCACGCGCTCGTCTACGGCCAGGACGGCGCCAAGGCGCTGACGGAGCTGGGGGCGGCGGCCGGGCAGCTGGCGGGGCTCATCGAGGATGCGAAGAAGAGTCCCAACGGGGCGGTGCACCAGCTGGTGTACGGCGACGCGAGCGGCATGTTCGCGGACCTGGGCAGCGCGGCGGCGGACCTGAAGAAGATTACGGCGACCGTGGCGAAGGGAGACGGCACCGTGGGCGGGCTCATCAGCGACCCGACGGTGTACGAGGACCTGCGTGAGGTGATTGGCAACGTGAAGCGCAACCGCATCCTCCGCGCGCTGGTGCGCTTCTCCCTGAGCAACCGGCAGGATTTGGAGCAGGTGGGCAAGGTGAAGGGCGTGGAGCCACGCTCCGAAGCGCCCGACGCGGCTCCGGCGGAGACGGCGCCCTCGGCGCCTGGGGAGTCTGCGGCCCAACCCTAG
- a CDS encoding ABC transporter ATP-binding protein yields the protein MRSSSQTTSEFAFQPPRPGEQLIYFEHLTKAFGAKRVYDDMDLDVRAGETLVVMGGSGTGKSVLLKCLIGLLSPDTGRILFQGHDLARFTEEQFMPVRRHVAMVFQGAALFDSLNVGENVAYPLREHFPDMPADEVRARVAEKLALVDLPNTERLMPSGLSGGMRKRVGLARAIATEPEVILWDEPTTGLDPVTTQSINVLINSMKTRLGCTSIVVTHDMVSAFTVGDRIAMLANRRIVQVGTPREMLHSTVPEVRAFLDARRVELFPGGAP from the coding sequence ATGCGCTCCTCGTCCCAGACGACTTCCGAGTTCGCGTTCCAGCCGCCCCGGCCGGGTGAGCAGCTCATCTATTTCGAGCACCTGACGAAGGCGTTCGGCGCCAAGCGCGTCTATGACGACATGGACCTGGACGTGCGCGCCGGTGAGACGCTGGTGGTGATGGGCGGCTCGGGCACGGGCAAGAGCGTGCTGCTCAAGTGCCTCATCGGATTGCTGTCGCCAGACACCGGACGCATCCTCTTCCAGGGGCACGACCTGGCGCGCTTCACGGAGGAGCAGTTCATGCCGGTGCGCCGGCACGTGGCCATGGTGTTCCAGGGCGCGGCGCTCTTCGACTCGCTGAACGTCGGGGAGAACGTGGCGTACCCGTTGCGCGAGCACTTCCCGGATATGCCGGCGGACGAGGTCCGTGCCCGCGTGGCGGAGAAGCTGGCGCTGGTGGACCTGCCCAACACGGAGCGGCTGATGCCCTCCGGCTTGTCGGGCGGCATGCGCAAGCGCGTGGGGTTGGCGCGGGCCATCGCCACGGAGCCGGAGGTCATCCTCTGGGATGAGCCCACCACGGGCCTGGACCCCGTCACCACGCAGTCCATCAACGTGTTGATCAACTCGATGAAGACCCGGCTCGGTTGCACTTCCATCGTCGTGACCCACGACATGGTGAGCGCGTTCACCGTGGGAGACCGCATCGCCATGCTGGCCAATCGGAGAATCGTGCAGGTGGGCACTCCGCGGGAGATGCTCCACTCCACCGTCCCGGAGGTGCGTGCCTTCCTCGACGCGCGCCGCGTGGAACTGTTCCCCGGAGGCGCGCCATGA
- a CDS encoding MlaE family ABC transporter permease, which translates to MTTRQPEVDAAAASGPPSLMDRAKERLESLGALSRMTGQVFSRAVRPPFDWRGLVYHTESLGVRSLPIALLTAMFAGLVISLQFGYFLSRFGVQYTVGRVVILTLFRELAPVLTALTVGARIGSGIAAELGAMTVTEQVDAIRALGADPLRKLVVPRVLACLIVLPVLTVFADVVGLVAGALVVNIQYAITLNLFFQGALDAVLMPDFASGVFKGAVFGLIIGLVGCFRGLTVEGGTEGVGRATTQTVATTSVSVCLADFFITQLTLSL; encoded by the coding sequence ATGACGACGCGGCAGCCCGAGGTGGACGCGGCGGCGGCCTCCGGGCCCCCGAGCCTCATGGACCGCGCGAAGGAGCGCCTGGAGTCACTGGGCGCCCTGTCGCGGATGACGGGGCAGGTGTTCAGTCGCGCGGTGCGTCCGCCCTTTGACTGGCGCGGGCTCGTGTACCACACGGAGTCGCTGGGCGTGCGCTCGCTGCCCATCGCCCTGCTCACCGCGATGTTCGCGGGGCTCGTCATCTCGTTGCAGTTCGGCTACTTCCTGTCGCGCTTCGGCGTGCAGTACACCGTGGGCCGCGTGGTCATCCTCACGCTGTTCCGCGAGCTGGCGCCGGTGCTCACCGCGCTCACCGTGGGCGCGCGCATCGGCAGTGGCATCGCCGCGGAGCTGGGCGCGATGACGGTGACGGAGCAGGTGGACGCCATCCGCGCGCTGGGCGCCGACCCGCTGCGCAAGTTGGTGGTGCCCCGCGTGCTGGCGTGCCTGATTGTGTTGCCGGTGCTCACCGTGTTCGCGGACGTCGTGGGCCTGGTGGCGGGCGCGCTGGTGGTGAACATCCAGTACGCGATTACGCTCAACCTCTTCTTCCAGGGCGCGCTGGACGCGGTGCTGATGCCGGACTTCGCCTCGGGTGTGTTCAAGGGCGCGGTGTTCGGACTCATCATCGGCCTGGTGGGCTGCTTCCGCGGCCTCACCGTGGAGGGCGGCACGGAGGGCGTGGGCCGCGCCACCACCCAGACGGTGGCGACCACGTCCGTCTCCGTGTGCCTGGCGGACTTCTTCATCACCCAGCTCACGCTGAGCCTGTGA
- the recF gene encoding DNA replication/repair protein RecF (All proteins in this family for which functions are known are DNA-binding proteins that assist the filamentation of RecA onto DNA for the initiation of recombination or recombinational repair.) — protein MRLLALHVHDFRNLPQVQLTPSAHATIAVGQNGQGKTNLLEALYFLATLKPLRAGRLSELVRWGSQGARVTGRFLLKGAEREIAVEVGGGTRQAFVDGKKASSLEDYFGGVSVVAFTPDDLEVVKGGPDSRRGFLDRAVFNRFPAFLRESREYARALKNRNRLLREGHTVDAVYLEAYDETLAKAGARIYSRRRALMAELAPRAQATFASIGRTVDPAVYNYRPAHLEGDFAAADETALAAMLRESLSARLRRDMERGFTSVGPHSDDVSVTLGGRSARAYASQGQQRALVLGWKIAEIENLEAAMGFLPLLLLDDVSSELDPERNAYLMGYLAQSGAQVVLTTTDGSLVRGAAADDTLWLDVHGGQVAVRADAEPPPAN, from the coding sequence GTGCGCCTCCTCGCGCTTCACGTCCACGACTTCCGGAACCTCCCCCAGGTCCAGCTCACGCCCAGCGCCCACGCCACCATCGCGGTGGGGCAGAACGGGCAGGGCAAGACGAACCTGCTGGAGGCCCTCTACTTCCTGGCCACGCTCAAGCCGCTGCGCGCGGGGCGTCTGTCGGAGCTGGTGCGCTGGGGTTCGCAGGGCGCGCGGGTGACGGGGCGCTTCCTGCTCAAGGGCGCCGAGCGTGAAATCGCCGTGGAGGTGGGCGGCGGCACGCGGCAGGCCTTCGTGGATGGGAAGAAGGCCTCCAGCCTGGAGGACTACTTCGGCGGCGTGTCCGTGGTGGCCTTCACGCCGGATGACCTGGAGGTGGTGAAGGGCGGTCCGGACTCACGACGCGGCTTCCTGGACCGGGCGGTGTTCAACCGCTTCCCCGCCTTCCTGCGCGAGAGCCGCGAGTACGCGCGGGCCTTGAAGAACCGCAACCGCCTGCTGCGCGAAGGGCACACCGTGGACGCGGTGTATCTGGAGGCCTACGACGAGACGCTGGCGAAAGCTGGCGCGCGCATCTATTCGCGGCGGCGCGCGTTGATGGCGGAGCTGGCGCCCAGGGCGCAGGCGACCTTCGCCTCCATTGGCCGCACGGTGGACCCAGCCGTGTACAACTACCGCCCCGCGCATCTGGAGGGCGACTTCGCCGCCGCGGACGAAACGGCGCTGGCGGCCATGCTGCGGGAGAGCCTCTCCGCGCGCCTGCGGCGGGACATGGAGCGGGGCTTCACCTCGGTGGGGCCGCACTCGGACGACGTCTCGGTGACGCTGGGGGGCCGCAGCGCGCGGGCCTACGCGAGCCAGGGACAGCAGCGGGCGCTGGTGCTCGGCTGGAAGATCGCCGAAATCGAAAACCTGGAGGCCGCGATGGGCTTCCTGCCGCTGCTGCTGCTGGACGACGTGTCGAGCGAGCTGGACCCAGAGCGCAACGCCTACCTCATGGGCTACCTGGCCCAGAGCGGCGCGCAGGTGGTGCTCACCACCACGGACGGCTCGCTGGTGCGGGGCGCGGCGGCGGACGACACGCTCTGGCTCGACGTGCACGGCGGGCAGGTGGCGGTGCGCGCGGACGCCGAGCCGCCTCCCGCCAACTGA
- a CDS encoding sensor histidine kinase has protein sequence MCVPGGRGGQAAGQRWTGQPGVALLGPGPVATRTGQHWSQDTRSRPAVTEPRSLREQLAEVPDSLALLEGLFTHSPVPYAVFTSDGHCLLTNPAFLAMFGAAPPPEYSLFKDELLAQLGYAKLLQRVVSGERVQTPVFWYDVKELAHVRAPAEARRIAISCTGFPLVASSGGVTHLAVAYKDMTAELAAREAAQVERRNLLQVFTQAPVALSVLRGYELRYEFANPLLQKLMGGRELNGRTQEEAIPDLSPELLSLHRGVLETGERAIAREYPITIDYEGAGRVETRFWNIIFEPLRDERGLVDGLVTLAFDVTEQVFARQAVESQQKWLEAVLDLMPMPVVMADPASGDLNFSNAAADRLYGLHIPKDVPTTAYGEHFHVTDLEGRRLSVDDLPSNRAARGERLDGLEVHWHTPAGRYALSISSETLPAMHGHPSVVVIPFLDITRLKTVEQHLQEAVRARDEFLSVASHELKTPLTSLGLRLQSFVRAIHADPESALAQRHGREVEAMRRQVTRLAELVDGLLDVSRISTGRLKLQFEPVDLPSLVSEVAARFELEAARAGCELHVTQAEGFEGVWDRLRLEQVVSNLLSNALKYGAGAPVHIDVAPGGMGARLRVKDRGIGIDPEAHARIFQKFERAVSERNYGGMGLGLYVTRTLVEALGGTIQVDSQPGEGATFVVELPLQPAR, from the coding sequence ATGTGCGTGCCAGGGGGCCGCGGTGGGCAGGCGGCTGGACAACGGTGGACTGGGCAGCCCGGGGTGGCTCTGCTAGGCCCTGGCCCCGTGGCGACGCGAACGGGTCAGCACTGGAGTCAGGACACGCGCAGCAGGCCCGCGGTGACGGAGCCCCGCTCCTTGCGCGAACAGCTCGCCGAGGTGCCGGATTCGCTCGCGCTGCTCGAAGGGCTGTTCACCCATTCACCGGTGCCCTACGCCGTCTTCACCTCGGACGGCCACTGTCTGCTCACCAACCCCGCCTTCCTGGCGATGTTCGGCGCGGCGCCGCCACCCGAGTACAGCCTCTTCAAGGACGAACTGCTCGCGCAGTTGGGCTACGCGAAGTTGCTCCAGCGGGTCGTGTCGGGCGAGCGCGTCCAGACGCCGGTGTTCTGGTACGACGTGAAGGAGTTGGCGCACGTCCGCGCGCCCGCCGAGGCGCGGCGCATCGCCATCTCCTGCACCGGCTTCCCCCTGGTTGCCTCCAGCGGCGGCGTCACGCACCTCGCCGTGGCCTACAAGGACATGACGGCGGAGCTGGCGGCCCGTGAGGCGGCGCAGGTGGAGCGGCGCAACCTGCTCCAGGTCTTCACGCAGGCGCCGGTGGCCCTCAGCGTGCTGCGCGGCTACGAGCTGCGCTACGAGTTCGCCAACCCGCTGCTCCAGAAGCTCATGGGCGGACGCGAGCTGAACGGGCGCACCCAGGAGGAGGCCATTCCGGATTTGTCGCCGGAGCTGCTGAGCCTCCACCGGGGCGTGCTGGAGACGGGCGAGCGCGCCATCGCGCGGGAGTACCCCATCACCATCGACTACGAGGGCGCCGGCCGCGTCGAGACCCGGTTCTGGAACATCATCTTCGAGCCCCTGCGCGACGAGCGCGGCCTCGTGGACGGCCTGGTGACGTTGGCCTTCGACGTCACCGAGCAGGTGTTCGCGCGCCAGGCCGTGGAGAGCCAGCAGAAGTGGCTGGAGGCCGTGCTCGACCTGATGCCCATGCCGGTGGTGATGGCGGACCCGGCCAGTGGCGACCTCAACTTCTCCAACGCCGCGGCGGACCGGCTCTACGGCCTGCACATCCCCAAGGACGTGCCCACCACCGCGTATGGCGAGCACTTCCACGTCACGGACCTGGAGGGCCGCCGGCTGAGCGTGGATGACCTCCCCTCCAACCGCGCGGCCCGGGGCGAGCGGCTGGACGGGCTGGAGGTCCACTGGCACACGCCCGCGGGCCGGTACGCCCTCAGCATCTCGTCGGAGACGCTGCCCGCCATGCATGGCCATCCGTCCGTGGTGGTGATTCCCTTCCTGGACATCACCCGCCTGAAGACGGTGGAGCAGCACCTCCAGGAGGCCGTGCGTGCCCGTGACGAGTTCCTGTCCGTGGCCAGCCACGAGCTGAAGACGCCGCTGACGTCACTGGGGCTGCGGCTCCAGTCCTTCGTGCGCGCCATCCACGCGGACCCGGAGTCCGCGTTGGCCCAGCGTCACGGGCGCGAGGTGGAGGCCATGCGCCGGCAGGTGACGCGTCTGGCCGAGCTCGTGGACGGGCTGCTCGACGTGTCGCGCATCAGCACCGGCCGGTTGAAGCTCCAGTTCGAGCCGGTGGACCTGCCCTCGCTCGTGAGCGAGGTGGCCGCGCGTTTCGAGCTGGAGGCCGCGCGCGCCGGCTGCGAGCTGCACGTCACGCAGGCGGAAGGGTTCGAAGGGGTGTGGGACCGGCTGCGGCTGGAGCAGGTGGTCTCCAACCTGCTGTCCAACGCGCTCAAGTACGGCGCGGGCGCACCCGTGCACATCGACGTGGCGCCGGGGGGCATGGGCGCCCGGCTGCGGGTGAAGGACCGGGGCATTGGCATCGACCCGGAAGCCCACGCGCGCATCTTCCAGAAGTTCGAGCGCGCCGTGTCCGAGCGGAACTACGGCGGCATGGGCCTGGGGCTCTACGTGACGCGCACGCTGGTGGAGGCCCTGGGCGGCACCATCCAGGTGGACAGCCAGCCCGGCGAGGGCGCCACCTTCGTGGTGGAGCTGCCGCTCCAGCCCGCGAGATAG
- a CDS encoding DNA alkylation repair protein — protein MADHLKTFFDARLVERLGASLHAAAPTFPRAAFIREAEKGLDGHELMDRARHIAGALHRALPQDYPEAVEVLLRSLGPRTEATEGGAMASFFYLPHTIFVAEHGLEHFEPSMRAQHVLTQRFTAEFSIRPYLERHTAKTLARLREWTEDPSEHVRRLVSEGTRTRLPWASRLREFQKDPTPVLALLERLKDDPALYVRRSVANNLNDIGKDHPALLVQVATAWMKNATPEREWLVRHALRSSIKRGEPAALAVVGARPPSGIEARVTQLPRRAALGSTVEVHFEVTNRSKQQQTLVVDLAVHFQKANGEARPKVFKVRELLLGPGQAETVSKRVSFAQLSTRKHYAGPHRFEALVNGQGLPLGVVEVSG, from the coding sequence ATGGCGGACCACCTCAAGACCTTCTTCGACGCGCGGCTTGTCGAACGCCTCGGCGCGTCACTCCACGCCGCGGCGCCGACCTTCCCTCGCGCCGCGTTCATCCGAGAGGCCGAGAAGGGCCTGGATGGCCATGAGTTGATGGACCGGGCGCGTCATATCGCTGGTGCGCTGCACCGTGCGCTGCCCCAAGACTACCCAGAGGCGGTGGAGGTGCTGCTGCGCTCGCTCGGCCCCCGGACGGAGGCCACGGAGGGAGGGGCCATGGCTTCCTTCTTCTATCTGCCGCACACGATTTTCGTGGCGGAGCATGGCCTGGAGCACTTCGAGCCGTCCATGCGCGCCCAGCACGTGCTCACCCAGCGATTCACCGCGGAGTTCTCCATCCGGCCCTACCTGGAGCGGCACACCGCGAAGACGCTGGCCCGCCTGCGCGAGTGGACAGAGGACCCGAGCGAGCATGTCCGGCGGCTCGTGTCAGAGGGCACGCGCACGCGCCTGCCGTGGGCCTCACGGCTGCGCGAGTTCCAGAAGGACCCCACACCGGTGCTCGCGCTGCTGGAGCGGCTGAAGGACGACCCGGCGCTTTATGTGCGCCGCTCGGTGGCCAACAACCTGAATGACATCGGCAAGGACCACCCTGCCCTGCTGGTGCAGGTTGCGACGGCGTGGATGAAGAACGCCACGCCGGAGCGGGAGTGGCTGGTGCGCCATGCGCTGCGCTCGTCCATCAAGCGCGGAGAGCCCGCGGCGCTGGCGGTGGTGGGCGCGCGGCCGCCGTCAGGCATCGAGGCCCGCGTGACGCAGTTGCCCCGCCGCGCGGCACTGGGCAGCACGGTGGAGGTCCACTTCGAGGTGACCAACCGCTCGAAGCAGCAGCAGACGCTGGTGGTGGACCTCGCGGTGCATTTCCAGAAGGCGAACGGCGAGGCGCGGCCCAAGGTGTTCAAGGTGCGCGAGCTGCTGCTTGGCCCGGGACAAGCGGAGACGGTGAGCAAGCGCGTCTCCTTCGCGCAGCTCTCCACACGCAAGCACTACGCCGGGCCGCACCGCTTCGAGGCCCTGGTGAACGGACAGGGGTTGCCGCTGGGTGTCGTCGAGGTCAGCGGGTAG
- the sitI6 gene encoding SitI6 family double-CXXCG motif immunity protein, with protein MTRFFWLREDEAATAAFSGSFNAAHKWCLPGVKCSACGTTWSSWGNHYPLVDLSQLPERAAFEKARPEPFTEFSRLRELVRSLAPPDAELPPGAAFGPLVGTASGEFGPFTWQGTSLLLVRRDAMERLQAEGVRGLLGGQTELRFRKKESPELLDLQLEPRGLLHPDCIPSDASPPCPTCGRHAFARPDAPILAAASLPADVDAFRLVNFATMIIGTDRFVDAMRRLGLEGIACQELPTR; from the coding sequence ATGACCCGATTCTTCTGGCTGCGTGAAGACGAAGCGGCAACGGCCGCCTTCAGTGGAAGCTTCAACGCCGCGCACAAGTGGTGTCTGCCCGGCGTGAAGTGCTCCGCCTGTGGCACGACCTGGAGTTCCTGGGGGAACCACTATCCCCTCGTGGACCTGTCGCAGCTGCCGGAGCGTGCCGCGTTCGAGAAGGCCCGGCCGGAGCCGTTCACGGAGTTCTCCCGTCTTCGGGAACTGGTACGCTCCTTGGCTCCTCCGGATGCGGAGCTGCCGCCTGGTGCGGCCTTCGGGCCATTGGTTGGCACTGCGTCCGGCGAATTCGGTCCATTCACATGGCAGGGGACTTCGCTATTGCTCGTACGCCGCGATGCGATGGAGCGCCTGCAAGCCGAAGGTGTACGCGGTCTGCTGGGCGGACAAACGGAACTGCGATTCCGCAAGAAGGAGTCACCGGAGTTGTTGGACCTCCAACTGGAGCCACGCGGCCTGCTGCATCCGGATTGCATCCCATCCGACGCATCGCCGCCGTGTCCAACCTGTGGGCGGCACGCCTTTGCTCGACCCGATGCCCCCATCCTCGCCGCAGCTTCGCTCCCGGCGGACGTGGACGCGTTCCGGCTCGTGAACTTCGCGACGATGATCATCGGGACCGACCGGTTCGTGGATGCGATGAGGCGCCTCGGGCTGGAGGGAATCGCCTGCCAGGAACTTCCTACCCGCTGA
- the sitA6 gene encoding SitA6 family polymorphic toxin lipoprotein, with protein sequence MRIHPGLGLSLLVAFWLGCSTTAKTPIQRGARAATEACSGSHEDRCVSLLCEGDACGFYRCEDLLGEVELARFPPARPPVAAAAPGSGPRRNWGGGQQLPRGAVMVFPNWNGGSSRVIPPSHRLTPGRWEKHHIFPQAEDLARWFEGQGVKIHSYTMPIPRDVHRRIHGPLGNGGAWNKAWREFRNRNASAEEIFKHAGELIHRFELIGGPIQPYYSRPGA encoded by the coding sequence ATGCGCATCCATCCTGGCTTGGGTCTTTCACTGCTTGTTGCGTTTTGGTTGGGTTGCTCCACCACCGCAAAGACTCCCATTCAGCGAGGCGCGCGCGCGGCGACGGAGGCGTGCTCCGGTTCGCATGAGGACCGTTGCGTCAGCCTCCTTTGCGAGGGGGACGCATGTGGCTTCTACCGCTGCGAGGACCTGCTCGGTGAAGTGGAGTTGGCGCGCTTTCCTCCCGCGCGTCCGCCTGTGGCCGCGGCAGCGCCGGGCAGTGGACCTCGGAGAAATTGGGGAGGTGGGCAGCAGCTTCCGCGCGGGGCTGTCATGGTCTTCCCCAACTGGAATGGTGGTTCCTCGCGGGTCATTCCTCCGTCGCACCGTCTAACGCCCGGTCGCTGGGAAAAGCACCACATCTTCCCGCAGGCAGAAGACCTGGCTCGATGGTTCGAAGGGCAGGGCGTGAAAATCCACAGCTACACCATGCCCATTCCTCGCGACGTGCACCGGCGGATTCATGGGCCCCTTGGCAATGGTGGTGCGTGGAACAAAGCATGGCGTGAGTTCCGGAACCGGAACGCGAGCGCAGAGGAGATTTTCAAGCATGCGGGGGAGTTGATCCATCGCTTCGAGCTCATCGGTGGTCCGATTCAGCCCTATTATTCCCGCCCTGGCGCGTAG
- a CDS encoding DUF1990 family protein, which produces MANESMHTDANQPGGLQLPEEGAGPLLQRDYWAVIRDCRVSPEELMRWVAVRFAEFAPSELCVFERSHPERGGQPLALDDELTVKIQGAGTFAVRVIHQDAQSFTLGTLHGHPEAGRITFGAYRNARGDVIFHIRSRARSGSTFHYLGFVTAGDAMQTNTWTEFVLRAALTAGDGVHGVIHADTTELEDEPPGGDTVHGPTFLARGDGRQ; this is translated from the coding sequence ATGGCGAACGAGTCCATGCACACAGACGCCAACCAGCCAGGCGGGCTTCAGCTCCCTGAAGAAGGGGCAGGCCCCCTGCTCCAGCGCGACTACTGGGCAGTCATCCGCGACTGCCGGGTCTCCCCCGAGGAACTCATGCGCTGGGTGGCCGTGCGCTTCGCCGAGTTCGCCCCGTCCGAACTCTGCGTCTTCGAGCGCAGTCACCCGGAACGCGGGGGCCAACCGCTGGCACTGGACGACGAGCTGACGGTGAAGATTCAGGGCGCGGGCACCTTCGCCGTGCGCGTCATCCACCAGGACGCCCAGAGCTTCACGCTCGGCACGCTCCACGGGCACCCGGAGGCGGGCCGCATCACCTTCGGCGCTTACCGGAACGCGCGCGGCGATGTCATCTTCCACATCCGCAGCCGGGCGCGCTCCGGCTCGACGTTCCACTACCTCGGCTTCGTCACCGCCGGAGACGCCATGCAGACCAACACCTGGACCGAGTTCGTCCTGCGCGCCGCGCTGACGGCCGGTGACGGGGTGCATGGCGTCATCCACGCGGACACCACCGAGTTGGAGGACGAACCGCCCGGCGGCGACACCGTCCACGGGCCCACCTTCCTGGCGCGGGGAGACGGAAGACAATGA
- a CDS encoding DUF1990 family protein, which produces MIEWRWFSGWTEEEMVPRLARARTLARNFPEVSGEMTLQGGWSQVRSESVLGRESPGRPVPGGLFERAQQVLETFDFSDPRIVAWHFSAEEPMQGRTVLLELRALGQQLRYLCGVRVGDTREEHDEVYSVFGFSFETLHGHIEAGREWFLLKKEHESGEVRFHIEAAWRPGQFPNGWSRLGFAMVAPRYQRAWHRLTHVRVRELALKHPEFVGQLTSHGRLAHSGHALGTAPVQFFAQRAPGRRETQLEEEIEAMNRGHGLRALGLGVLAGMRSMSAPALASRWLTKTQPDSEDRLARTLAHPWTPRVLGLLAVGELVADKLPMAPPRVAAVPLTGRMLSGALAAASVTTERQRGGRLAAAALGALAALASSWAFYSLRRTATKKLGVPDVAVALTEDALLAGLASRLLPVSEHQAGQATLSPV; this is translated from the coding sequence ATGATTGAGTGGCGCTGGTTCTCCGGCTGGACGGAAGAGGAAATGGTTCCCCGGCTGGCGCGGGCTCGCACGCTGGCGCGCAACTTCCCGGAGGTCTCCGGGGAGATGACGCTGCAGGGCGGGTGGAGCCAGGTCCGCTCGGAGAGCGTGCTCGGCCGCGAGTCGCCAGGGCGCCCTGTCCCGGGCGGACTCTTCGAGCGCGCCCAGCAGGTGCTGGAGACCTTCGACTTCTCCGACCCGCGCATCGTCGCCTGGCACTTCTCCGCCGAGGAGCCGATGCAGGGTCGCACGGTGCTGCTGGAGCTGCGCGCGCTGGGGCAGCAACTGCGCTACCTGTGCGGCGTGCGAGTGGGAGACACGCGCGAGGAGCACGATGAGGTGTACAGCGTCTTCGGCTTCAGCTTCGAGACGCTCCATGGACACATCGAGGCCGGGCGCGAGTGGTTCCTGCTCAAGAAGGAGCACGAGAGCGGTGAGGTGCGCTTCCACATCGAGGCGGCCTGGCGTCCCGGCCAGTTCCCTAATGGGTGGAGCCGGCTGGGCTTCGCGATGGTGGCTCCGCGCTATCAGCGCGCGTGGCACCGGCTGACGCACGTGCGGGTGCGCGAGCTGGCGTTGAAGCACCCGGAGTTCGTCGGCCAGCTCACGAGCCACGGCCGGCTGGCGCACTCCGGCCATGCGCTGGGAACGGCCCCGGTGCAGTTCTTCGCGCAGCGGGCGCCAGGGCGACGAGAAACGCAGTTGGAGGAGGAGATAGAAGCCATGAATCGAGGACACGGGTTGAGGGCCCTGGGACTGGGCGTGCTGGCGGGAATGCGGAGCATGAGCGCGCCGGCGCTGGCGAGCCGCTGGCTGACGAAGACACAGCCCGACAGCGAGGACCGGCTCGCCAGAACCCTGGCGCATCCGTGGACACCGCGCGTGCTGGGCCTGCTCGCCGTGGGTGAGCTTGTCGCGGACAAGCTGCCGATGGCGCCCCCGCGTGTCGCCGCCGTGCCGTTGACGGGCCGGATGTTGTCGGGTGCCCTGGCCGCGGCCTCGGTGACGACCGAGCGCCAACGCGGCGGGCGGCTCGCGGCGGCGGCCCTGGGCGCCCTGGCGGCGCTGGCATCGAGCTGGGCCTTCTATTCGCTGCGGCGCACCGCCACGAAGAAGCTGGGCGTTCCGGACGTGGCCGTGGCCCTGACAGAGGACGCGCTCCTCGCGGGCCTGGCCTCGCGGCTGCTGCCCGTCAGCGAGCATCAGGCCGGGCAGGCCACGCTGTCGCCCGTGTGA